A stretch of Bacteroidota bacterium DNA encodes these proteins:
- a CDS encoding DUF349 domain-containing protein, producing the protein MDRFYELRSGYYELQDQQRVENEIKKKAILAKIKVHHDFDGKRPKDWTDVTNEVLALQNEWKTIGPGPMRPTKSGRNTAPSVTTSSNAKSEFFKVFDEERGENLIKKTAICEKAEAVMNNEHLKDTTEILKQLQEE; encoded by the coding sequence TTGGATCGTTTTTATGAACTGCGTTCCGGCTATTATGAGCTTCAGGATCAGCAGCGCGTCGAAAACGAGATCAAGAAAAAGGCCATTCTGGCGAAAATCAAAGTCCATCACGACTTTGATGGCAAGCGCCCCAAGGATTGGACCGATGTCACCAACGAGGTGCTTGCGTTGCAAAACGAATGGAAAACCATCGGCCCGGGCCCAATGAGACCAACAAAGTCTGGACGGAATACCGCGCCGAGTGTGACCACTTCTTCCAACGCAAAAAGCGAATTCTTCAAGGTATTTGACGAGGAACGCGGTGAAAACCTGATCAAGAAAACTGCGATTTGTGAAAAGGCCGAAGCGGTCATGAACAATGAGCACCTCAAGGATACCACGGAGATTCTCAAGCAACTCCAAGAGGAATGA
- a CDS encoding DUF349 domain-containing protein: MARFNKKRMAYYAEREKEKEDTTNKKKELLERLKAIVTEEQVTKIQEVRDIQNQWREVGWVLQKDLQSFNETYRHYLDIFYKLRSQYQELLELDRKIQSRGKRGRRRS, translated from the coding sequence ATGGCACGCTTCAACAAGAAGCGTATGGCCTACTATGCGGAGCGCGAAAAAGAAAAGGAAGACACAACCAACAAGAAGAAAGAACTCTTGGAGCGCCTCAAGGCGATCGTGACCGAAGAACAGGTCACCAAAATCCAAGAAGTCCGCGATATTCAAAACCAATGGCGCGAAGTGGGTTGGGTGCTGCAAAAAGACTTGCAGTCCTTCAACGAAACCTATCGCCACTACCTCGACATTTTCTACAAATTGCGTAGTCAGTATCAGGAACTTCTGGAACTGGACCGCAAAATACAATCACGAGGAAAAAGAGGTCGTCGACGAAGTTGA
- a CDS encoding prolipoprotein diacylglyceryl transferase, giving the protein MIIYYLYRKGFHILTCVDAFVPGLILAYAVGRIGCQMSGDGDWGILNAAYQSLPRGGVAVGSMDIFQQAVDANQAYFILNGTEHAFVPKPGF; this is encoded by the coding sequence TTGATCATTTACTATCTGTACCGCAAGGGTTTTCACATTCTTACCTGTGTGGATGCCTTTGTGCCGGGCTTGATTTTGGCGTATGCGGTCGGTCGAATCGGCTGTCAAATGTCGGGCGATGGGGACTGGGGCATTCTGAATGCGGCCTACCAAAGCCTGCCGCGCGGCGGCGTCGCCGTCGGAAGCATGGACATTTTCCAGCAAGCCGTCGATGCCAATCAAGCCTATTTCATCTTGAATGGCACCGAACACGCCTTTGTTCCGAAACCCGGGTTTTGA